A stretch of the Bdellovibrio sp. 22V genome encodes the following:
- a CDS encoding S41 family peptidase — protein sequence MQSLKRYWKTYILGFVLLVTLFIMAESGFQVRAFAQERYADLQNFSKVLNLIQQYYVEEVNTKKLVYGAIKGMLRELDPHTNFMPPDIFKDFETETSGEFGGLGIEISIQNGILTIISPIEDAPAWEAGIKAGDKVIAVDGNSTKGVSLVEASQLMRGKKGSKVILRVVRDGEEKPRDITVVRGSVKIKSVKYTDMGDDFAYIKITSFIENTAKDLQKAIEKHMKEHDGKMAGLLIDLRRNPGGLLDQAVKVSDMFLKDGTIVSTIGRNKNDKEVAVATKKGQYTNFPVVILVNEYTASASEIVSGALQDNKRALIVGQRTFGKGSVQSVIKLGDGSGLKLTVARYYTPSGVSIQAEGIHPDIEIDDVDPDAFAKAVVKNQTTREGDIAGHLKGDREKAAEKLDTKQGVEEGALAWWKDVGSKKDEKLSPREKLLKADYQAYQAFSYLKAWGTLKTLTR from the coding sequence ATGCAATCACTCAAACGCTACTGGAAAACCTATATTCTAGGCTTCGTCCTCCTGGTGACGTTGTTCATCATGGCAGAATCAGGTTTTCAGGTTCGTGCTTTCGCCCAAGAACGTTACGCGGATCTACAAAATTTCAGTAAGGTGCTCAATCTAATTCAGCAATACTATGTTGAAGAGGTGAACACAAAGAAGCTTGTCTATGGCGCTATCAAAGGTATGTTGCGTGAACTTGATCCGCACACGAACTTTATGCCGCCAGATATTTTTAAAGATTTCGAGACGGAAACAAGCGGAGAATTCGGTGGCCTTGGGATCGAGATATCGATTCAAAACGGCATTCTGACGATTATCTCTCCGATCGAGGATGCACCAGCTTGGGAAGCCGGCATCAAAGCGGGCGACAAAGTCATCGCCGTCGATGGCAACAGCACGAAGGGTGTGAGTCTTGTCGAAGCGTCTCAATTGATGCGCGGGAAAAAAGGCAGCAAAGTTATTTTGCGTGTCGTGCGCGACGGCGAAGAAAAACCTCGCGACATCACTGTTGTTCGTGGCAGCGTGAAAATCAAATCTGTGAAGTATACGGATATGGGTGACGATTTTGCTTACATCAAAATCACAAGCTTCATCGAGAACACAGCGAAAGATCTGCAAAAGGCGATTGAAAAACACATGAAAGAACATGATGGAAAAATGGCGGGTCTTTTAATCGACTTGCGCAGAAATCCAGGTGGTCTTTTGGATCAAGCCGTGAAAGTCAGCGACATGTTTCTTAAAGACGGAACTATCGTAAGCACCATTGGTCGCAACAAAAACGACAAAGAAGTCGCTGTAGCCACGAAAAAAGGTCAATACACAAATTTCCCTGTTGTGATTCTTGTCAATGAATACACAGCAAGTGCGAGTGAGATCGTTTCGGGTGCTCTCCAAGATAACAAACGTGCATTGATTGTGGGGCAACGTACTTTCGGTAAAGGGTCTGTTCAATCAGTTATTAAATTGGGTGACGGAAGCGGCTTGAAACTTACGGTGGCCCGCTATTACACGCCAAGTGGTGTCTCAATTCAGGCGGAAGGGATTCATCCTGATATCGAAATTGATGATGTCGATCCAGATGCATTTGCAAAAGCGGTTGTGAAAAATCAAACGACTCGCGAGGGCGATATTGCAGGCCACTTAAAAGGAGATCGCGAAAAAGCCGCTGAAAAACTTGATACTAAACAAGGCGTCGAAGAAGGTGCTTTGGCTTGGTGGAAAGACGTGGGTTCGAAAAAAGACGAAAAGCTTTCGCCGCGCGAAAAATTGTTGAAAGCCGATTATCAAGCATATCAGGCGTTTAGCTACCTTAAAGCGTGGGGTACGCTAAAGACTTTGACGCGCTAG
- a CDS encoding peptidoglycan DD-metalloendopeptidase family protein, translating to MKLAQLLLAGIISFSVGVKASAPAEVDTIAKDFEATKKKLEDAELKQRQVLSALYQLNKKIKKIVTDRGEMSQQRAFLEVNIRNLSQKVEELEQKNKSQKALLAERLRAIYKLGGPSLARFVFSSSSSVNLERNLKILGIVAGRDMDMIKNYSRDLKELQNKKKMLANRLESLKSVEQKIVSQEKQLRKEQELKGKLLDGIRKSKLFALNKINGLREKSLQFNIDDTGLFDLLFKPSFADQKGELPSPLAGVITKKFGLMKGDDHPYTLTQKGIFISAAKGSPIKSVFDGKVSYIGELPGFGKTLIVDHGDHYYSVYAHAEEVKVNTGDEITQSQIIAQVGDAPQESNPGLYFEIRHFSEPYDPQQWMKGL from the coding sequence TTGAAATTAGCACAACTTCTTTTGGCAGGTATAATTTCGTTTTCCGTCGGCGTGAAGGCTTCGGCCCCGGCGGAGGTGGATACTATCGCCAAGGATTTTGAGGCCACTAAAAAGAAGTTGGAAGATGCGGAGCTAAAGCAGCGACAAGTCCTTTCGGCGCTCTATCAACTGAATAAAAAAATCAAAAAGATTGTGACGGATCGCGGAGAGATGTCGCAACAAAGAGCATTCTTGGAAGTCAATATCCGCAATCTTTCGCAAAAAGTGGAAGAGTTGGAGCAAAAGAATAAATCTCAAAAAGCTCTTCTGGCAGAGCGTTTGCGCGCGATCTATAAATTGGGTGGTCCTTCTCTGGCGCGTTTTGTTTTCTCTTCTTCGAGTTCTGTGAATTTGGAAAGAAATCTTAAGATCCTTGGCATTGTCGCCGGTCGCGACATGGATATGATTAAAAACTACAGCCGCGACCTTAAAGAGCTGCAAAATAAGAAAAAGATGCTGGCGAACCGTCTGGAAAGTTTAAAAAGCGTCGAACAAAAAATCGTAAGTCAGGAAAAGCAACTTCGCAAAGAGCAAGAGCTTAAGGGCAAGCTCCTTGATGGGATCCGCAAGAGCAAACTTTTTGCTCTTAATAAGATCAATGGATTGCGGGAAAAGTCCTTGCAGTTCAATATTGACGATACTGGACTCTTCGATCTTCTTTTCAAACCTTCCTTTGCAGACCAAAAGGGCGAGCTGCCTTCGCCATTGGCGGGTGTTATCACCAAAAAATTTGGACTTATGAAAGGTGACGATCACCCTTATACTTTAACCCAGAAGGGAATTTTCATTTCTGCTGCAAAAGGAAGTCCGATTAAATCTGTCTTTGATGGCAAGGTCAGTTATATCGGTGAGCTTCCTGGATTTGGTAAAACGCTGATCGTGGATCATGGAGATCACTATTACAGTGTTTACGCACACGCGGAAGAAGTGAAAGTGAATACAGGGGATGAGATCACGCAGTCTCAAATCATTGCTCAAGTGGGCGATGCGCCTCAAGAAAGCAATCCCGGATTATATTTTGAAATTAGACATTTTTCAGAACCCTACGACCCGCAACAGTGGATGAAAGGACTCTAA
- the ftsE gene encoding cell division ATP-binding protein FtsE, which translates to MIEFSHVYKTYPGPVHALKNIDLRIDKGEFVFLTGPSGAGKTTLFKMISAYDVATSGDVKVAGHDLLSIKNSQIPFFRRKIGVVFQDFKLLKDKTIFENVALPLQVRGDKAPSIQRRVYEVLEQVGLAHKHDQYPDFISGGEQQRTAIARAIIHQPGVLIADEPTGNLDPRLSEEIMDLLERVCSQGTTVFVATHDHEMVKRRNKRTLELRDGMIVGDSK; encoded by the coding sequence ATGATTGAATTCTCACATGTCTACAAGACTTATCCCGGGCCTGTTCATGCGCTCAAGAATATCGACTTGCGCATCGACAAAGGTGAATTCGTTTTTCTTACGGGTCCCAGCGGCGCGGGCAAAACAACTCTTTTTAAAATGATTTCTGCATATGACGTCGCAACATCCGGAGACGTCAAAGTCGCGGGCCATGATCTTTTATCCATTAAGAATTCCCAAATTCCTTTTTTCCGCAGAAAAATCGGCGTTGTTTTCCAAGATTTCAAACTGCTGAAAGATAAAACAATCTTTGAGAATGTGGCTTTGCCTTTGCAGGTTCGCGGCGACAAGGCCCCTTCCATCCAACGCCGCGTTTACGAGGTTTTGGAACAAGTGGGCCTTGCTCACAAACATGATCAGTATCCTGATTTTATTTCAGGCGGGGAACAGCAGCGGACCGCGATCGCCCGCGCGATCATTCATCAACCCGGCGTTTTGATTGCCGATGAACCGACGGGGAACTTGGATCCGCGACTCAGCGAAGAGATCATGGATCTTTTAGAGCGTGTCTGTTCGCAAGGAACCACAGTGTTCGTGGCGACTCACGATCATGAGATGGTCAAGCGTCGTAATAAAAGAACTCTTGAATTACGCGATGGCATGATCGTGGGGGATAGTAAATGA
- a CDS encoding DUF481 domain-containing protein, which translates to MKLFASLVSAFTLVFSTIAFAQEAPPPFKGEAEAGAVIVSGNTDSESYAAKIKTTYTHEKNVYTAFGRYLKTLSNGVESARQWDAGVRYERELTDYFSFFVGYKSESDIFAGYLQRDSTDAGLKYYLLKQDDMNWILEAGLRYTKTQPTVGNTMYDNFGRLYTEFNKNLDKTLSFRYWAEYLPNFTDSEAWQGNTEASLNIMLNSIFSLKLAYLLQYQNEPPANGKNTTSTTTMNLVAKF; encoded by the coding sequence ATGAAACTTTTTGCGTCCCTCGTCAGTGCGTTCACACTTGTATTTTCAACTATCGCTTTCGCACAAGAAGCGCCTCCTCCCTTCAAAGGTGAAGCAGAGGCTGGTGCGGTCATTGTTTCTGGGAATACAGATTCAGAAAGTTATGCTGCGAAGATCAAAACTACTTACACTCACGAAAAGAATGTTTACACAGCTTTCGGTCGTTACCTTAAAACTCTTTCCAACGGCGTTGAAAGTGCACGTCAATGGGATGCCGGTGTTCGTTATGAGCGCGAGTTGACTGACTACTTCAGCTTCTTCGTCGGATATAAAAGTGAAAGTGATATCTTCGCTGGTTATTTGCAACGTGATTCGACTGATGCCGGTTTGAAGTACTACCTTCTAAAACAAGATGACATGAACTGGATCCTTGAAGCCGGTCTTCGTTATACGAAAACTCAACCGACTGTGGGCAACACGATGTATGACAACTTCGGTCGTCTTTACACGGAATTTAACAAAAACCTGGATAAAACTTTGTCGTTTAGATACTGGGCTGAATATCTTCCCAACTTTACTGATAGCGAAGCATGGCAAGGCAACACAGAAGCTTCTTTGAACATCATGCTCAACTCTATTTTCTCGTTGAAGCTTGCTTACCTATTACAATATCAAAACGAACCTCCTGCGAATGGAAAAAACACGACGTCTACGACTACAATGAACCTTGTGGCAAAGTTCTAA
- a CDS encoding PBP1A family penicillin-binding protein: MLKKIVLSIVALGLIGILSLYLIVKSVQSGLPQLITVKDYQPLLVSQVYDRHGKKIGEFFRERRTLVPYDKIPKNLVNSFLAAEDDQFFEHKGINPQAIFRAALANLRAGRSVQGGSTITQQVAKTLLLSSEKTLTRKLRDILLAIEMEKNLSKEDILFLYLNQIYFGQGAYGVEQAAQTYFRKPVSKLELPEMAILAGLPQAPSKYSPVRNPLRAKERQIYVLRRMADVGYISKDEAEKAIKEPVKVYVRENYEEFAPFFLETVRQLLVVQLGEDMVLDKGLRIHTSLDLKKQLAAQESVMAGLKSLDKRQGYRGPLKNLSDEDAITEFLKETQKKLISDFTPERTILPDGTFADIVPVKNPKDTKEHPLLPPYIKLNDTVQAVVQNVDDGLGLVFVTLPDAQGLIDIETMTWARKPDTEVRYDLGQIKKPSEALKKGDVILVKITADKFESSRLQNSKKKTPNQALPDFAKYLALELDQEPQVEGALISFDQTSQDVVAMVGGSSFAKSEFNRAIQAPRQTGSAFKAIVYASALDKGYTPATPIMDAPIVYEEGGAADDSEGQGDPKVWKPSNHSKSFGGDILFRNALVKSLNIPTVKIIEDVGVPWAMDYAKRLGIYSPLNPDFTLALGSSSVTLYEMTKVFAEFGRLGKRISPLLIHKVEDAQGKNLLQTMTLDTRFEKEIKTAADDFEQRRKAYLEVAGDPAKLEEFKKNNKNAKLDESIFFQDPEQLIRPTTAYVMTTLLKGVVEDAGGTGGRARAVGREVAGKTGSTNNYFDAWFIGYSPQIATGVWVGFDKEKSIGKGEVGGRAALPIWVDYMKAAHDGLPQMTFPVPDGIVFANIDSETGKLASASTKKIIRQAFVEGTEPTAAANKAEEATDFYKQDLSE, from the coding sequence GTGTTAAAAAAGATCGTACTGTCTATTGTCGCCCTCGGCCTTATTGGCATTCTCAGTCTCTACTTAATTGTTAAGTCAGTTCAATCCGGCCTTCCGCAATTGATCACTGTGAAAGACTATCAGCCATTGCTTGTAAGTCAGGTGTATGACCGACACGGTAAAAAGATCGGTGAATTCTTTCGTGAGCGCAGAACACTTGTTCCTTACGACAAAATTCCAAAGAACTTAGTGAACTCATTCCTTGCTGCCGAAGACGACCAGTTCTTTGAGCATAAAGGCATCAATCCTCAAGCAATTTTCCGTGCCGCTCTTGCCAACCTTCGTGCTGGTCGTTCTGTTCAAGGGGGATCGACGATCACGCAACAGGTGGCAAAAACACTTTTACTTTCGTCTGAAAAAACGCTGACACGTAAACTGCGTGACATCCTTTTGGCCATTGAAATGGAAAAGAACTTAAGCAAAGAAGACATTCTTTTCCTTTATTTGAACCAAATTTACTTCGGGCAAGGCGCTTATGGTGTTGAGCAGGCGGCGCAAACATATTTCCGTAAACCTGTCAGTAAGTTGGAACTTCCAGAGATGGCGATTCTTGCCGGCCTTCCTCAGGCTCCGAGCAAATACTCTCCCGTACGTAATCCTTTAAGAGCGAAAGAAAGACAAATTTACGTTCTTCGTCGTATGGCTGACGTGGGTTACATTTCCAAAGATGAAGCAGAAAAAGCGATCAAAGAACCTGTGAAAGTCTATGTTCGTGAGAACTATGAAGAGTTCGCTCCGTTTTTCCTAGAAACGGTTCGTCAGCTTCTTGTCGTGCAATTGGGTGAGGACATGGTTCTTGATAAGGGACTTCGCATTCACACAAGTCTTGATCTCAAAAAGCAGCTTGCCGCACAAGAATCCGTGATGGCAGGTTTAAAATCCTTGGATAAACGCCAAGGCTACCGTGGTCCTTTGAAAAATCTCTCTGATGAAGATGCGATCACAGAGTTCCTAAAAGAAACGCAAAAGAAATTGATCTCCGACTTCACACCGGAAAGAACGATTCTTCCGGATGGAACTTTCGCTGATATCGTTCCGGTTAAAAACCCAAAAGATACTAAAGAACATCCGTTGCTTCCTCCCTACATCAAGCTGAACGACACCGTTCAAGCTGTCGTTCAAAATGTTGATGATGGCTTGGGACTTGTTTTCGTAACTTTGCCAGACGCGCAGGGTTTGATTGACATAGAGACAATGACTTGGGCGCGCAAGCCCGACACGGAAGTGCGCTACGATTTGGGTCAGATTAAGAAACCTTCAGAGGCTTTGAAAAAAGGCGACGTGATTCTTGTAAAAATCACGGCCGACAAATTTGAATCAAGCCGTTTGCAAAATTCTAAAAAGAAAACTCCCAATCAGGCTCTCCCTGACTTTGCGAAATATTTAGCTTTGGAATTGGATCAAGAACCGCAAGTCGAAGGGGCTTTGATTTCATTCGACCAGACATCTCAAGATGTGGTGGCGATGGTGGGTGGTTCTAGCTTTGCGAAAAGCGAATTCAATCGCGCTATTCAAGCTCCTCGTCAAACGGGCTCCGCATTTAAGGCCATTGTTTACGCTTCGGCCTTGGATAAAGGTTATACGCCGGCAACTCCAATCATGGACGCTCCTATCGTTTACGAAGAAGGCGGTGCCGCTGACGATTCTGAAGGACAAGGCGATCCAAAAGTTTGGAAACCATCCAATCACTCGAAAAGCTTTGGTGGGGATATTCTTTTCCGCAATGCTTTGGTGAAATCTCTTAATATCCCAACTGTAAAAATCATCGAAGACGTCGGCGTGCCTTGGGCGATGGATTATGCAAAACGCCTGGGTATCTACAGTCCTCTGAATCCTGATTTTACATTGGCTCTTGGCTCCAGCAGCGTGACTTTGTATGAGATGACAAAAGTCTTTGCAGAGTTCGGCCGCCTTGGAAAAAGAATTTCTCCGCTGCTGATCCACAAAGTGGAAGATGCTCAAGGCAAAAATCTTTTGCAAACAATGACATTGGACACACGTTTTGAAAAAGAAATCAAAACGGCGGCTGATGACTTCGAACAACGTCGCAAGGCTTATTTGGAAGTCGCTGGCGACCCTGCAAAGCTCGAAGAGTTTAAAAAGAACAATAAGAATGCAAAACTCGACGAAAGCATTTTCTTCCAGGATCCAGAGCAATTGATTCGTCCAACAACCGCTTATGTGATGACGACATTGTTAAAAGGCGTTGTTGAAGATGCCGGGGGTACTGGCGGACGAGCACGCGCTGTTGGCCGTGAAGTCGCTGGTAAAACCGGATCTACAAACAACTACTTTGACGCGTGGTTTATTGGTTACAGCCCGCAAATCGCAACAGGTGTTTGGGTGGGATTCGACAAAGAAAAGAGTATCGGTAAGGGCGAAGTCGGTGGACGTGCGGCGTTACCTATCTGGGTGGACTATATGAAAGCCGCTCACGACGGACTGCCTCAGATGACTTTCCCTGTGCCTGACGGTATCGTGTTTGCTAATATTGATAGCGAAACTGGAAAGCTTGCTTCCGCTTCAACAAAGAAAATTATTCGCCAAGCTTTCGTCGAAGGAACAGAACCAACGGCTGCGGCTAATAAAGCTGAAGAAGCCACAGACTTTTACAAACAGGATCTCTCTGAATGA
- a CDS encoding DUF72 domain-containing protein — MEFGKLASVDSVDWTLPPDDPASAEYLQKLSGTALPSTRYLLGTPAWGHKEWIGKIYPAKTKPADFLFHYSRNYDTIELNTTHYRIPSSEQVKKWQEQVTPHFQFCPKVFQGITHSAQGLSDKKLYQEWFQFLANIRANLGPCFAQFPPHFDYSKKAQLFYFLQQWPQEFELALEFRHPSWFEEGRILSALTKYLQTRNVGLVITDVAGRRDVLHTSISAPFTMLRIIGNDLHASDYTRSREWAQRLSQWSQQGLQRVYYFVHEPDDLKSPEMTQALIQYLNEECDAQLNPLTWCAVSE, encoded by the coding sequence ATGGAATTTGGAAAGCTTGCCTCTGTCGATAGCGTAGATTGGACTTTACCGCCGGATGATCCCGCGTCAGCGGAGTATTTGCAAAAACTCTCAGGAACGGCTCTTCCATCCACGCGATATCTTCTGGGAACTCCTGCGTGGGGACACAAAGAGTGGATTGGGAAGATCTATCCCGCAAAAACAAAACCTGCAGATTTTTTATTCCACTACTCCCGCAATTACGACACGATCGAACTCAATACCACCCACTATCGCATTCCTTCATCCGAACAAGTGAAAAAGTGGCAAGAGCAAGTCACTCCACACTTTCAATTTTGTCCGAAGGTGTTTCAAGGAATTACGCATTCCGCGCAGGGGCTTTCAGATAAAAAACTTTATCAAGAATGGTTTCAGTTTTTAGCAAATATCCGTGCGAACTTGGGACCTTGTTTTGCGCAATTTCCTCCACATTTTGATTATTCCAAAAAAGCACAGCTCTTTTATTTTCTGCAACAGTGGCCGCAAGAGTTTGAACTTGCTTTGGAGTTTCGTCATCCCTCTTGGTTTGAAGAAGGTCGCATACTTTCAGCGCTTACAAAGTATCTGCAAACACGCAACGTTGGTCTTGTAATCACAGACGTCGCTGGTCGGCGCGATGTCTTACATACTTCCATTAGCGCCCCTTTCACCATGTTGCGAATTATCGGCAATGATTTGCATGCTAGCGATTACACGCGCAGCCGTGAGTGGGCTCAACGTCTTTCGCAATGGAGTCAGCAAGGCTTGCAACGAGTTTACTATTTCGTGCACGAACCTGACGATTTGAAAAGCCCCGAAATGACCCAAGCATTGATTCAATACCTCAATGAAGAGTGTGATGCGCAACTCAATCCCCTTACCTGGTGTGCCGTTTCGGAGTAG
- the mscL gene encoding large conductance mechanosensitive channel protein MscL — protein sequence MWKEFKTFIMRGNVLDMAVGIIIGAAFGKIVSSFVADILTPVLSLALGKVDFSNLFVALNGETYATLDEAKKAGVATVNYGLFINMVLDFIIVAFAIFIIVKMANKLKRAEEPPPPGTKECPECLSVIPVKARKCSHCTSSLPA from the coding sequence ATGTGGAAAGAGTTTAAAACCTTTATCATGCGCGGCAATGTTCTCGACATGGCCGTGGGTATCATCATCGGTGCTGCGTTTGGCAAGATCGTATCTTCCTTCGTCGCAGATATCCTGACGCCGGTTCTTAGCTTGGCTTTGGGCAAAGTGGATTTCTCGAATTTGTTCGTGGCATTGAATGGCGAAACTTATGCTACTTTAGATGAAGCAAAAAAAGCAGGCGTGGCTACCGTCAACTACGGACTCTTCATCAATATGGTGTTGGACTTTATTATTGTTGCGTTTGCTATCTTCATTATTGTGAAAATGGCGAACAAACTTAAAAGAGCCGAGGAACCGCCTCCTCCAGGAACCAAAGAGTGCCCAGAGTGCCTCTCTGTTATTCCTGTTAAAGCTCGTAAGTGCTCTCACTGTACGTCATCTCTTCCCGCTTAG
- a CDS encoding permease-like cell division protein FtsX: MRSSKNWALKVSTLVVVTACFAVMAASLLVSQNFKNLLTLWGEDVQMTVYLSQDLSEQGRQSIEETLKKSGKVGSIHLVTQEKALGDFRAQLASYAPDLSQDEELLKLIPSSLQVRLAGSVTTAEQISVLRSLADSVKGMNGVDEVSYGQDWIEKYSALVMAIEMTLHLLSLVILAAAVFVISNAIRASVQNRKDEIVVMEMIGATFSSIRKPFMVEGATVGLISSLLSITACFVLFTGIKNLLMTKLSFLQLGEHLRFLTPTALVLFIVGGTCLGALASYICVRRINDGYAGSQRS; this comes from the coding sequence ATGAGATCCTCCAAGAATTGGGCTCTTAAAGTTTCAACTCTCGTTGTTGTGACTGCGTGTTTCGCGGTGATGGCGGCGTCTTTATTAGTTTCACAAAATTTCAAAAATCTTCTGACACTTTGGGGAGAAGATGTCCAGATGACAGTGTATCTGTCACAAGATCTTTCCGAACAGGGCCGTCAAAGTATTGAAGAAACATTAAAAAAATCCGGTAAAGTCGGCAGCATTCATCTTGTAACTCAAGAAAAGGCATTGGGTGATTTCCGCGCTCAGCTCGCAAGCTATGCGCCGGATCTTTCGCAGGATGAAGAGCTTCTGAAACTGATTCCGTCAAGTTTGCAGGTGCGTCTTGCTGGCTCCGTAACGACTGCAGAACAGATTTCGGTTCTGCGGAGTCTGGCTGATTCGGTCAAAGGAATGAACGGTGTTGATGAAGTCAGTTATGGACAAGACTGGATCGAAAAATATTCAGCCTTAGTCATGGCCATCGAAATGACATTGCACCTTCTAAGTCTTGTTATCCTGGCTGCGGCTGTGTTTGTAATCTCTAATGCGATTCGCGCGTCTGTGCAAAACCGCAAAGATGAAATCGTTGTGATGGAAATGATCGGCGCCACTTTTTCGTCGATACGCAAACCCTTCATGGTGGAAGGGGCGACGGTGGGTTTGATCTCGTCACTGCTCTCTATCACAGCCTGTTTTGTTCTGTTTACGGGGATTAAAAATCTTCTGATGACCAAATTGAGCTTCCTTCAATTAGGCGAACATCTGCGCTTTTTGACTCCGACAGCTTTGGTTCTTTTCATTGTGGGCGGCACGTGTTTGGGTGCCTTGGCTTCTTATATCTGTGTTCGTCGTATCAATGATGGCTATGCAGGAAGTCAGAGGTCCTAG